GCGACCTCGCTGAAGTGGAGCCCCGAGATGCGTCGCCGGGTTCGGGACGTCTCCGCGGCATACGGGATCACGCCGTCGATGCTGATCCGTCAATACATCGAGCAGGGCCTGGCCGCCGAACAGCCCGACCGCATGATCTCGCTCAGCGACGCTTTTCGCGCGCTGTCGAATCTGCGGCCAACCGGCTGATCCCAGAG
Above is a genomic segment from Skermania piniformis containing:
- a CDS encoding helix-turn-helix domain-containing protein is translated as MTNPDLGEDPQAYVDSLTYTDDDPPALPPTATELEQSMVATSLKWSPEMRRRVRDVSAAYGITPSMLIRQYIEQGLAAEQPDRMISLSDAFRALSNLRPTG